One window of the Marinilactibacillus sp. Marseille-P9653 genome contains the following:
- a CDS encoding alpha-amylase family glycosyl hydrolase — protein sequence MSEKQWWNEAVIYQIYPRSFKDSNNDGIGDLKGIIQKLDYIESLGVNTLWINPIVSSNQVDNGYDVIDYKHIDSLFGTEEDVDTFFSEMKRRGLKVIYDLPLNHTSIAHPWFKEALKGPDNPYRNYYIWADASDDGTYPNNWTAAFGGSAWSKEMNGDQYFLHTFKKEMPDLNWDHEPLRKEMIGILNYLMDKGVDGFRLDAFIYIDVDKEFPDKEADQETQDVIEYGGNLKQYLNELNQALTDHENEIFLIGEATSADAEKIREYTNNSILDGVITLQHFTDDETLKIEELPQMNQHVPLDFEKFKRIQKEIQESLKDKCGPILFWNNHDHPRAPQKYGDMDNYRDETAKMMATLLYLQKGIPIIYYGEEVGMNNAWFDDPSNISDNSAYSFYQEAKAFGWSHDKIMENLNLTVRDASRGIMQWTDEKGSGFTEDAAPWIISNQEAIYNVKDQEELESSILNYYRKLIKLKKTDLFTRGDWKLLDTQDKTYAYERTFGDSTGRVYCNFSAEEAEVTIDMQFDEDSLVLSTHEADLTNDKIFLPPYSAFVFVSE from the coding sequence ATGAGTGAAAAACAATGGTGGAACGAAGCAGTTATTTACCAGATTTACCCAAGAAGTTTTAAAGACTCAAATAATGATGGTATTGGAGATTTAAAAGGGATTATTCAGAAACTGGATTATATTGAAAGTCTGGGTGTGAATACGCTTTGGATCAACCCGATTGTATCCTCTAATCAGGTAGATAATGGATATGATGTAATTGATTATAAACACATCGATTCATTATTTGGAACCGAAGAAGATGTAGATACATTTTTCTCGGAGATGAAAAGACGAGGGTTAAAAGTCATCTATGATCTTCCTCTTAATCACACCTCAATTGCGCATCCATGGTTTAAAGAGGCGCTGAAAGGTCCAGATAACCCTTATCGCAATTACTATATCTGGGCAGATGCGTCTGATGATGGAACTTATCCAAATAACTGGACAGCAGCTTTCGGTGGTTCGGCTTGGTCAAAAGAAATGAATGGAGACCAGTATTTCCTTCACACATTTAAAAAAGAAATGCCGGATTTAAACTGGGATCATGAACCTTTAAGAAAAGAGATGATTGGTATACTCAATTATCTAATGGATAAAGGAGTAGACGGCTTCAGATTAGATGCATTCATTTATATTGATGTTGATAAAGAATTTCCAGATAAAGAAGCTGACCAAGAGACTCAAGACGTAATAGAGTATGGTGGGAATCTAAAACAATACCTCAATGAACTCAATCAAGCGCTAACGGATCATGAAAATGAGATTTTCTTGATTGGAGAAGCAACAAGCGCAGATGCCGAAAAAATCAGAGAGTACACCAATAATAGTATTTTAGATGGTGTTATTACACTCCAGCACTTTACAGATGATGAAACACTGAAAATTGAAGAACTACCTCAAATGAACCAACACGTTCCGTTGGATTTCGAAAAATTCAAGAGAATTCAAAAAGAGATTCAAGAAAGTCTGAAAGATAAATGTGGTCCGATATTGTTTTGGAATAACCATGATCATCCAAGAGCACCTCAAAAATATGGGGATATGGACAATTATAGAGACGAAACAGCTAAAATGATGGCCACATTACTGTATCTGCAAAAAGGAATCCCGATTATTTATTATGGTGAAGAAGTTGGGATGAACAATGCCTGGTTTGATGATCCTTCAAATATTTCAGATAATAGTGCATATAGTTTTTACCAAGAAGCTAAAGCATTCGGATGGTCGCATGATAAAATCATGGAGAACTTGAATCTAACAGTCAGAGACGCTAGTAGAGGCATTATGCAGTGGACAGATGAAAAGGGATCAGGATTCACAGAAGATGCAGCACCGTGGATTATATCCAATCAGGAAGCCATTTATAACGTGAAAGACCAAGAAGAGTTAGAATCTAGTATCTTAAACTACTACCGTAAACTGATTAAGTTGAAAAAGACCGATTTGTTTACTAGAGGAGACTGGAAGCTTTTAGATACGCAAGATAAAACTTACGCATATGAAAGAACTTTTGGAGATTCTACTGGACGAGTGTACTGTAACTTTTCTGCAGAAGAAGCTGAAGTTACAATTGACATGCAGTTTGATGAAGATAGCCTTGTGTTATCAACGCATGAAGCTGATTTGACTAACGACAAGATTTTTTTACCACCTTATAGTGCATTTGTTTTTGTATCAGAGTAG
- a CDS encoding diacylglycerol kinase family protein encodes MKEVMIIANPSSGKKQAEEFAIRAQSIFKENGRTADIKITEKEADIGKFAREACEEKYEIIIALGGDGTVSGLGDALKDEPYRPKIGIIPTGTVNNIARGLGISTDMAQAVEDLANCVDKKADAGLINGRLFLSSISAGSIPETVWEVSKESKERFGSLAYFFEGIRSLTEDETFEVELTVDGKTSQHDLSLLLIGLSNSIAGIPNFFKDATYDDGQLYLFGLEESTLGEKITAVTSLFKDDENKTNEENKGFVWSFKEAIIKSSHDGHVALDGEKGPAFPLDIKVLPSLFTFLVPKNMN; translated from the coding sequence GTGAAAGAAGTTATGATTATTGCCAATCCATCTTCTGGTAAAAAACAAGCTGAAGAGTTTGCGATTAGAGCTCAATCAATATTCAAGGAGAATGGACGTACGGCAGATATTAAAATCACGGAAAAAGAGGCAGATATCGGAAAATTTGCCAGAGAGGCTTGCGAAGAAAAATATGAAATTATTATTGCGCTCGGAGGAGACGGAACTGTTTCTGGACTAGGAGATGCACTTAAAGATGAACCTTATAGACCCAAAATTGGTATCATTCCAACCGGTACAGTGAACAATATCGCTAGAGGACTTGGTATTTCCACAGATATGGCTCAAGCAGTAGAAGATCTTGCAAATTGTGTGGACAAAAAGGCAGATGCAGGGTTAATCAATGGTCGCTTATTTTTAAGTTCTATTTCGGCGGGTTCTATTCCAGAAACTGTTTGGGAAGTGAGTAAAGAATCAAAAGAACGATTTGGATCATTAGCTTATTTCTTTGAGGGAATAAGATCCCTAACAGAAGATGAGACATTTGAAGTGGAATTAACGGTAGATGGAAAAACGAGTCAGCATGATTTAAGTTTACTATTGATTGGCTTATCAAATTCCATAGCGGGTATCCCTAACTTTTTCAAAGATGCAACCTATGATGATGGACAATTATACCTTTTTGGATTAGAAGAATCGACTTTAGGAGAAAAGATTACAGCAGTGACCTCTTTATTTAAAGACGATGAGAATAAAACAAATGAGGAAAATAAAGGGTTCGTCTGGAGCTTTAAAGAAGCCATTATTAAAAGTAGTCATGATGGACATGTAGCTTTAGATGGGGAAAAAGGACCAGCTTTCCCGTTAGATATAAAGGTTCTTCCTAGTCTTTTCACTTTCTTGGTTCCGAAAAATATGAACTAA
- the perR gene encoding peroxide-responsive transcriptional repressor PerR, with protein MSYLVNQSIERLKYNNVRITPQRHAILEYLIDMDTHPTADDIYKALSSKFPSMSVATVYNNLKLFIQLGLVKEMKYGDASSRFDFASTEHYHAICTNCGKIEDVYYPGLDDAEEVTSNLTGFKVTSHRLEIYGLCPECQ; from the coding sequence ATGAGTTATTTAGTGAATCAGTCTATTGAGAGACTGAAATATAACAATGTAAGGATTACGCCACAAAGGCATGCAATCTTAGAATATTTAATTGATATGGATACTCATCCAACAGCAGATGATATTTATAAAGCTTTATCTAGTAAATTTCCTAGTATGAGTGTTGCGACAGTTTATAATAATTTGAAATTGTTCATCCAACTTGGTTTGGTGAAGGAAATGAAATATGGGGATGCCTCTAGTCGCTTTGATTTTGCTTCAACCGAGCACTATCATGCTATTTGTACAAACTGCGGAAAAATAGAAGATGTGTACTATCCTGGACTTGATGACGCGGAAGAGGTTACGAGTAATCTAACCGGTTTTAAAGTGACATCTCATCGACTGGAAATCTATGGATTATGTCCTGAATGTCAGTGA
- a CDS encoding aromatic acid exporter family protein yields the protein MKIGARTFKTGLAVFLALAIPSLLNISEGVPLAGISAVVSMQPSVKKSFQTLKDRLLANIIGGVVAVLTVIALGNSYFMIGLASAILIAILHQFKLNNVIVSSIITLIIIMMSTDYPIVMSASIRVLGTIIGVFSAFVVNGVVLPPKYDEKLFYLNNQVTDDLTRFIRASLRKNIQYPMMRKDLKNLEASISKMNLYLDHLVDGDLRKYFRSSEYSLARTIVVYRQFIRTTEKAYDLVQTLHQAENVYNHFPQELRHLLIERLETLMSAHEQIILKWNGRVLPEEVNFITHKATLRKSFMDSFFNEANLESYLENEYGQSNAVIHIMSSVLDYEESLQHLNKLVSSYKKNHNEEEDKIIDLH from the coding sequence ATGAAAATTGGAGCCCGCACATTCAAAACCGGTTTAGCCGTGTTTTTAGCATTAGCTATTCCCTCTTTATTAAATATCTCAGAAGGTGTTCCACTTGCTGGGATATCAGCTGTAGTTTCTATGCAACCTTCCGTGAAAAAATCTTTCCAAACTTTGAAAGACAGATTACTAGCGAATATAATAGGAGGCGTTGTTGCCGTCCTTACCGTCATTGCTTTAGGTAATTCCTATTTTATGATTGGCTTAGCTTCTGCAATTTTAATCGCAATTCTTCATCAATTCAAACTAAACAACGTGATCGTCTCTTCTATCATCACACTAATCATCATTATGATGTCAACCGATTATCCAATTGTTATGAGCGCTTCAATACGCGTTCTGGGTACAATCATTGGTGTATTCTCAGCTTTTGTTGTTAATGGTGTTGTCTTACCACCTAAATACGATGAAAAACTCTTTTACTTGAATAATCAAGTAACCGATGACTTAACGAGATTCATACGCGCGAGTTTAAGAAAAAATATTCAATATCCTATGATGCGTAAAGACTTGAAAAATTTAGAAGCCAGTATTTCCAAAATGAATTTATATCTTGATCATTTGGTTGATGGCGATCTTAGAAAATATTTTAGATCTTCTGAGTACTCTCTCGCTAGAACGATCGTTGTCTATCGGCAATTTATTCGAACAACTGAAAAAGCCTATGATCTAGTGCAGACTCTACATCAAGCAGAAAATGTTTATAATCACTTCCCTCAAGAATTGAGACATTTACTCATTGAACGCCTAGAAACACTGATGTCGGCGCATGAACAGATTATCTTGAAATGGAACGGTCGTGTATTGCCTGAAGAAGTCAATTTCATTACGCATAAAGCAACCTTAAGAAAATCCTTTATGGACTCCTTTTTCAATGAAGCGAACCTAGAATCCTACTTGGAAAATGAATATGGACAAAGTAATGCAGTTATTCATATCATGTCTTCCGTTTTGGATTACGAAGAAAGCCTTCAGCATTTAAACAAATTGGTCAGCAGTTACAAGAAAAATCACAATGAAGAAGAAGATAAAATCATAGATCTTCATTAA
- a CDS encoding SGNH/GDSL hydrolase family protein — protein MKKNIFLTVILGIASILIIFFGRQYANNQEEEMLQNSLSANDTNESEGEGSTTSEQTAPDALSTEEKLAEYESNLDSLSILETIDYTTLTNEQAKLAYYGPIDTSLEWYGQMNTIIQDNVSGPLEIEEYTYPETDTYDLYIQRTVDTVVESGADVIIYRMPALEDKNRDIGLSETNQYLTSIMNALTEGLPDTEIFFMEPAPILSEFDNPNSRSLSYRSYMNEMNSVASEFGIPVIAIHDQFTTLAEEEGLELDSLFDEEQTNLNEQGNTLIQQAIESEVSNTTDE, from the coding sequence GTGAAAAAGAATATTTTTTTAACTGTAATATTAGGAATTGCTTCGATTCTGATTATCTTTTTTGGTAGACAATATGCAAATAATCAGGAAGAAGAAATGCTTCAAAATAGTTTGAGTGCAAATGATACAAATGAATCAGAGGGAGAAGGTAGTACAACTTCTGAGCAAACTGCACCTGATGCACTAAGTACTGAAGAAAAGCTTGCTGAATATGAATCGAATCTGGATTCATTATCTATTCTAGAGACGATTGATTATACAACGTTGACTAATGAACAAGCTAAATTAGCTTACTATGGTCCAATCGATACATCCTTAGAATGGTATGGACAGATGAATACAATCATTCAAGATAACGTAAGTGGTCCTTTAGAAATTGAAGAATATACATACCCAGAAACAGATACATATGACTTGTATATTCAACGAACAGTTGACACTGTGGTAGAATCTGGAGCGGATGTTATTATCTACCGTATGCCTGCTTTGGAAGACAAAAATAGAGATATTGGTCTTTCAGAAACTAATCAGTACCTAACCAGTATTATGAATGCTTTAACAGAAGGACTACCTGATACTGAAATTTTCTTTATGGAACCAGCACCAATCCTATCGGAATTTGATAACCCTAACTCTAGATCATTGAGTTATAGAAGTTATATGAATGAGATGAATTCAGTGGCAAGCGAGTTTGGAATCCCTGTTATCGCTATTCACGACCAGTTCACTACACTGGCTGAAGAAGAGGGACTTGAACTGGACTCTTTATTCGATGAAGAACAAACGAACCTTAATGAGCAAGGAAATACGTTAATACAGCAAGCCATTGAAAGTGAAGTTTCAAACACAACAGACGAATAA
- a CDS encoding DUF402 domain-containing protein gives MQFPKEGDFITIKSYKHDGSLHRTWRDTMVLKTTEHSLIGCNDHTLVIESDGRRWRTREPALVYFHKHYWFNIVTMIRQKGTSYYCNMASPFLIDEEGAKYIDYDLDVKVFPDGEKRLLDVDEYEEHGKKWDYPEEVDLILKEHIKVLVEWIKEEKGPFSEGYVDLWYDRYKQLTGKK, from the coding sequence ATGCAGTTTCCAAAAGAAGGAGATTTCATCACGATCAAAAGCTATAAACACGACGGAAGTTTGCACAGAACTTGGCGAGATACTATGGTTTTGAAAACAACTGAGCACTCATTGATTGGTTGTAATGACCATACACTTGTAATTGAATCTGATGGTAGAAGATGGAGAACTAGAGAACCTGCGCTTGTTTACTTCCATAAGCACTACTGGTTCAATATCGTTACAATGATTCGCCAAAAAGGAACTTCTTATTACTGTAATATGGCTTCTCCATTTCTTATTGATGAAGAAGGTGCGAAATATATTGATTATGATCTAGATGTAAAAGTTTTTCCAGATGGAGAAAAACGTTTGCTGGATGTTGATGAATATGAAGAGCACGGTAAAAAATGGGATTATCCAGAAGAAGTTGATCTTATATTGAAAGAGCATATCAAGGTACTTGTTGAATGGATCAAAGAAGAAAAAGGTCCGTTTTCAGAAGGCTACGTTGATTTATGGTACGACCGATATAAACAACTAACGGGTAAAAAATAA